The following proteins are encoded in a genomic region of Aliiroseovarius sp. F47248L:
- the hemC gene encoding hydroxymethylbilane synthase produces the protein MTHAYPTPDAPLKIGTRGSPLALAQAYETRRRLMAAFDLPEAAFEVVVIHTTGDDRALIDADRPLKEIGNKGLFTKEIEEAMLDGRIDIAVHSMKDMPTEQPDGLVLDCNLPREDTRDAFVSINYRSISDLPKGAVVGTSSLRRKAQLLNRRPDLEVVEFRGNVQTRLKKLEDGVAEATFLAMAGLNRLGMDGVPKTAIPTDEMLNAVAQGAIGIERRADDMRAKEMLDAIHDAETGQRLAAERAFLGALDGSCETPIAALATLDGDTLTLRGEILRTDGSEAGSDQISGPIADGPALGVKLAEELLSRVGDDFFDWK, from the coding sequence ATGACACATGCATATCCGACCCCCGACGCTCCGCTGAAAATCGGCACCCGTGGCAGCCCGCTGGCACTGGCGCAGGCCTATGAGACCCGCCGTCGACTGATGGCGGCCTTTGACCTGCCAGAAGCGGCCTTCGAGGTGGTTGTCATTCACACCACCGGCGATGACCGTGCCCTGATTGACGCGGACCGCCCGTTGAAAGAGATTGGCAACAAAGGTCTGTTCACTAAGGAAATCGAAGAGGCGATGCTGGATGGCCGTATCGACATCGCCGTGCATTCGATGAAGGATATGCCGACCGAACAGCCCGACGGGCTTGTCCTGGACTGCAACCTGCCGCGTGAGGATACGCGCGATGCGTTCGTTTCGATCAATTACCGCTCGATCAGTGATCTTCCCAAGGGTGCCGTTGTCGGCACCTCGTCCTTGCGCCGCAAAGCCCAACTTCTGAACCGTCGGCCCGATCTTGAGGTTGTCGAGTTTCGCGGCAACGTCCAGACCCGCCTGAAAAAGCTGGAAGATGGTGTGGCCGAGGCGACGTTCCTTGCGATGGCTGGCCTCAACCGCCTGGGGATGGATGGCGTGCCGAAAACAGCTATTCCGACTGACGAGATGCTGAATGCAGTGGCCCAGGGCGCCATCGGCATCGAGCGCCGTGCCGACGACATGCGCGCCAAAGAGATGCTGGATGCCATCCACGACGCGGAAACTGGCCAACGGCTGGCGGCTGAGCGCGCGTTTCTGGGCGCATTGGACGGGTCTTGCGAAACGCCGATTGCCGCGCTTGCCACGCTGGACGGCGACACGCTTACCCTGCGCGGGGAAATACTGCGCACCGACGGGTCAGAGGCCGGGTCAGATCAGATTTCGGGACCAATTGCGGATGGGCCTGCTCTTGGGGTCAAGCTGGCGGAAGAACTGTTGTCGCGGGTTGGGGACGACTTCTTCGACTGGAAGTAA